ACCTGCATGAATCGAATGCACAAGATCCCAGTGAGTTTCAATTGTTAGATGATGTTAGTCTTACATATCTTGGGTTCAAGTTCGGGCCAACCATGTCCGAAGCGagcatgaaaatgaaaaggtcTCCTCACAGGTTAGTATAAGGTACTATTCTATGTTTAATTGTAGTGGTGTAACACATGTTACTTTTGTTTGTTCTTGATAGACGGGGACTTCGCATATATATAACTTTAGGAGAAAAATTGGATCTGCAATAGGATTAACTAATTCACAAGTAAAGAATAACATAAAGGAGTGAGTCTTAAGCTGAAGCGCTCTAAGAATCTTACATCCTAAAGAAGTTTCAGCCCATCCATTGAGAAATTATACTCTCGttcaaaaatcaataaatttcaacaattcaggattgttttgataattttccctctCAATTATATAGAAAAAAGTTTAACATGACTTAATAATTTGCAGGCACCATACACTTATATATCCTGAATCACTTTCACCAAATTGCAGCTTCATTTTATCAATCTAACTCTTCAATGGAACAAAAACTTAATGACCCTTACTCATCGCTTAGTCCTGATGAAGCTTCTGTAGGTCCACCTTCCAACCATGATCTGTTATTATTTTGGAGCTGAGCCAATGAGATCTCATGGAAGGATTTCGCCAATGGTAACTTCCGAGCTAGAAAAGCTTCCGAGACTTGCTTCATAGTTGGTCGAGACTTTGGATTAGCACTCAAGCAAGCAAGCGCTAGAGAAACTATCAAAACAATACTTCTTGCAACAGAGTTCTCTCTTGGAAAAGGCAACCGTGGGTCTAAGATTCTATGTAGCATGATATCTTCTCCGGAGGATGTTAGCAAAGTAGATACAATATCTCCTGGGTGCTCCCCTATCATTGTTTCCATTGCTACCACTCCAAAGCTATATACGTCGCATTTCTCATTAACAATCAAAGTATACGCAAgctctggaaaaaaaaagaaaagattacaGTAGTCAAGGCTTCGGATGAGACGACTATACCCTTAACCCCTCGCCCCATCGCTGCCCCGCAAGGGCAACTTTTCCCTCCCCATCCTTACCTCACATGACTATGTGCAGCACCCCATCCCGCTCCATTTGCCCctccaatttttctttaaaaacaactaatttattttccataacaAAACGTTTGATAGGAATGAATGATTTAGTAATACCAATTTTGATGTAATCCAAAATCTAAAGATCTTGACTATTCCCATAAACTTTTACTTAGATTTAACACAAAATATATAGTTTATGAgacatcttttttttctaaaataagtaAACAAGTAATACTAATAATattaccataaaaaataaatattcattatccaaaaaatcttcaaaatatataaaaatagataaaatgaaTACGGGAGTAGGAGCCACGGCGATCGGGGTGGGTGGTTCCACGGGGACAATTTCCCATCCCTCATCGCGGCATAACCAATTCCTAGCTATTGTTGGCCAGCACACTATAAATCTACAAGTCATTGACGTGCACGGATGGTGAAACTTCAACGATGCCGTTTAACTCAACCGAAAGGGGTACACTTTCTGACTTGTGCCTCTAGTAGTAACTTTcagggttaaaaaaaaaaataagagaaagaaagaaagaaagaaagaaaagcttatGAAGTATGAAGGATTGCTCACCAGGTGCAATATATCCATAGGTGCCAGCGATATTTGCAGTGAAGTTTGATGAAGAATCATGATCCAGAAGTCTTGTGGTGCCAAAATCTGACACAAAAGCCTGCATTCTGCTATTAAGCAAGATGTTATTGCTAGATATGTCTCGATGAACCATTGGCCGAGCGCAATCATGATGCATGTAAGACAAAGCATGTGCTGTATCCTGGACAAGATCGACTCTTTTGGACCAATCCAATTCCACTGCTTCAACGTCATCTCTCAAAACACAAAACAGACTCCCATTTTCCATGAATTCGTAAATCAAGAACATGCATCGCCTATGTAAGCAAAAACCATGGAGCTTGATAATGCTTCTATGCCTTATTTCTGTCAAGTGTTTCACTTCATTCCGAAAGCTCTTGTCGAAGGATGGGTCCTCTGCTTCAAGACGGTGAAGTTTCTTCAATGCAACAGCTTTTCCATTGGGCAGTCGTGCTCTATAGACGCTGCCATAGCCACCAGTCCCAATGCAATATTTGAGATCGAAGTCCTCCGTTGCATTGATTATGTCTTCATATGCAATCTTCCCATCATAATTCCATATTGAtaagaaatttccatttttctctaGAGTCTCAGGTTGCACGGTCTTTATTGGCATGCTCTTTGTTGCAAGTTGAATTAGGAAGCAAGATCCGATGACTATACAGGAAATGAATACTACAGCCAGCAGAATGAACACCGGCGTGTGAAGAATTACGCTAGACCTTCTTCTGTAGGTTTGGGTTTCGTCAAAGTAGTACAAATCGTCATTGCCGATAAAAGCAGTATGAGGAAAGGCAGCCACGAGATTCTTTGGAATTGGGCCCTTGAGATGATTGTATGATAAGTTAAGGCGATATAAGAAAGAATTGCTTTTAAGTGCGGGAATCAAGCCAAAGAGAGAATTGTTGTGAAGGTCTAGCTGGCTTAACCATCTCAAAATCACAAGTTCAACTGGAATTTTCCCGACAAAGTTGTTCGAGCTCAAATCTAGAAATTCGAGACGCCGTAAATTTCCTATTTCCGATGGGATGGCACCATGAAATCTATTTTCGCTCAAGTTCAGCTTGATCAAGTACTCCAAATTGCCTATTGCTGAGGGAATAGAGCCACTGAATTTATTTACTTGCAAAGAGAGATAAGTCAAAAAAgtcaaattccaaataaatgATGGAAGGGGACCAGTGAAGACGTTGGAACTTAAATCAACAAAAGACATTTCTATGAGTCTCCCAAGTTCGAGAGGGATTTTCCCGACCAAGTTGTTCGAGTTCAAGTTTAGAAGCCTGAGATTCCGTAAATCCCCTATTTCTAACGGAATAGATCCATTGAGTTTGTTTCTTTGCAAATTGAGATGGGTCAAGTTcatcaaattccctatttccggaggaataAATCCAccaaatttgttttcttgcaaatagaGCAGGGTTAAGCTCGTCAAATTCCCTATAAAGGACGGAATGGGACCAGTGAAGTTGTTGCAACTTAAATCAACAATATGCATTTCTGTGAGGTTCCCAAGTTCTAGAGGGATAGAACCACCTAAGTCATTTGAGCTAAATATGAGGGATTTTAAATTGTGCAAGCGACCAATAGTCAAAGGGACTACGCCGTTGAGCGCATTGAACCCAAGATTCAAGTCGGTCAATCTCTCCAAATTTCCCAACTCAGGAGGGATAGAGCCACTGATTTGATTATGATCAATATAAAGAACTTCAAGGTTGATAAGGTTTTGGACACAAGGAGGCAACTTGCCAACGAGAGAATTGTTGGACAAGTCAAGGTGAGTAAGCCTCGACAGAGTACATATTTGAAGAGGGATTACGCCGGTCAGTTCAGTGTTCATGAGTTGAAGATAAGTGAGGCTCGGAAGTAGAGAGAAGTTCATGTCACTGAGATTACCTCCTATTCGGTACATATTTGTCAAGTAAATCCAGTCGACGCTCCCATGGTCGTCGCACGATACCCCAGGCCACGCGCAGTAAAGTAAGGTAGTGTTGCCAGTGACGGAGGGAGGCCACCACCTGCTGTTGCGAAGCGCACTCGCCTCTGATTGTTTAAAAGCTGGCGGTGCTGCAACAATCAAATTGTAGCAGGAGAAAGCTATAGTGATTAGTACAACTAAGGACATGTTGTAGATTATGCTCATCATTTTGCAGCTCTAGTCACTTGCTATTGGCATATCCTTTGGACTACGGCATTTATAAAGTAAAGGGAGATACTGTACTGATGCGTCAAAGGAAATGCGATTTCCACAATTCATGTGTTATCTTTTTATTGACTTGACACTGTTAACTCTTTTAGTCTTTcctcccttccttttttcttttgagatgaTGGAGTTTGGCTGTAAAAGGGGAACTAATTACTAAAAAATGAATTAGGTTATGAAGCAATCCAAGTTTCCGCACCCCCCAACCAAAAACTATGTATCAAATATCATCTCTACTTTTTACGTCCTTGTAGAGTCACAATGCTTCATCAAGGACTATTCTAttatttcgaacaaaaaaaaaggatctttTTCCATGCTCATAAATTCCTGAAAGAGTTGGTAAGTGCCCAAATATTGATAATAAATGGATCTTCATCGAGTATGATTTTATGCAACATAAAATCAGCAATAGTAATATTATAACTTCTTAAGAAATCATTTAAATGTATAATTTTTAGCTCACTTAAGTTACAATGGTAACTTTTTTTACTAGAAATTCGTATGTGGTATTGATTCCTGGCAAATCAATTGGAtgatttaatataaattaatgccacaatgaattttcaagtttaaaaaaaCCGTTATTGTAATTTCAGATGTTCAGTTTTTACAAGTTACGCCACTAATTTTCGAGCAAACAAAATATTCTACTCTTGCAAATCTCTGAATTTTGTAGTTTTGTGATTCAATTAGAATTTAAACAAGCATaccagccaaaagaaaaggatttaaaCCATGTAATGATGGATCTTGTGCACATCCATCAAGAAGTCAAGATCTTTTGAGGTTTTATGTGTGTTGACTTTGGACCGGTGGGTGGTCCATGGTTCATGGGAAGTCAAGGTCTTTATGGCACTTTTACTGGGTGATGTTTGGctctaaaaatttctaacccaTCGTAAGGGAAAGGTCGTAGACCAATTTGccaatcttttcttcttttgcacatCCATGTAGGGATGGATCTTGTCCATATCCATCAAGAAGTCAAGATCTTTTGAGGTTTTTCGTGTGTTGACTTTGGACCAATGCGTGGTCCATGGTTCATGGGAAGTCAAGGTCTTTATGACACTTTTACTGGGTGATGTTTGGctctaaaaatttctaacccaTCGTAGGGGAAAGGTCATAGACCAATTTGCcggtcttttcttcttttgcacatCCATCAAGAAGTTAAGATCTTTTGGATTTTACATGTGTTGACTTCGGATAAGTGCGTGGTCCATGGTTCATGGGAAGTCAAGGTCTTTCTGATGCTTTTATTGGGTGATGTTTGGCCCTAAAAATTTTTAACCCATCATAAGGGAAATGTCATGGATCAATTTTTcagccttttcttcttttgactaacAAGCCTTCAACTTAGAAAGAGAAAGATCCTTACAATTCCAATCATGCTATTAATATCAAAGCATGTTATGCATCAATGATAGTGACCCTATTGGAATCATTTCTCAAAGCACATAGTAGACTTCCTCTTCCATCATGTACTCATAAACTAAGAACACACATTGCTTATGTAAGCAAAAACCATGAACCTTCATCATGCTTTCATATGGTACTTTCGtcaattgtttcacttcatTTCAGAAGCTCTTCCCAAAAGA
Above is a window of Eucalyptus grandis isolate ANBG69807.140 chromosome 9, ASM1654582v1, whole genome shotgun sequence DNA encoding:
- the LOC104420759 gene encoding probable leucine-rich repeat receptor-like protein kinase At1g35710, whose product is MSLVVLITIAFSCYNLIVAAPPAFKQSEASALRNSRWWPPSVTGNTTLLYCAWPGVSCDDHGSVDWIYLTNMYRIGGNLSDMNFSLLPSLTYLQLMNTELTGVIPLQICTLSRLTHLDLSNNSLVGKLPPCVQNLINLEVLYIDHNQISGSIPPELGNLERLTDLNLGFNALNGVVPLTIGRLHNLKSLIFSSNDLGGSIPLELGNLTEMHIVDLSCNNFTGPIPSFIGNLTSLTLLYLQENKFGGFIPPEIGNLMNLTHLNLQRNKLNGSIPLEIGDLRNLRLLNLNSNNLVGKIPLELGRLIEMSFVDLSSNVFTGPLPSFIWNLTFLTYLSLQVNKFSGSIPSAIGNLEYLIKLNLSENRFHGAIPSEIGNLRRLEFLDLSSNNFVGKIPVELVILRWLSQLDLHNNSLFGLIPALKSNSFLYRLNLSYNHLKGPIPKNLVAAFPHTAFIGNDDLYYFDETQTYRRRSSVILHTPVFILLAVVFISCIVIGSCFLIQLATKSMPIKTVQPETLEKNGNFLSIWNYDGKIAYEDIINATEDFDLKYCIGTGGYGSVYRARLPNGKAVALKKLHRLEAEDPSFDKSFRNEVKHLTEIRHRSIIKLHGFCLHRRCMFLIYEFMENGSLFCVLRDDVEAVELDWSKRVDLVQDTAHALSYMHHDCARPMVHRDISSNNILLNSRMQAFVSDFGTTRLLDHDSSSNFTANIAGTYGYIAPELAYTLIVNEKCDVYSFGVVAMETMIGEHPGDIVSTLLTSSGEDIMLHRILDPRLPFPRENSVARSIVLIVSLALACLSANPKSRPTMKQVSEAFLARKLPLAKSFHEISLAQLQNNNRSWLEGGPTEASSGLSDE